A single genomic interval of Cydia strobilella chromosome 3, ilCydStro3.1, whole genome shotgun sequence harbors:
- the LOC134756269 gene encoding mitochondrial import receptor subunit TOM40 homolog 1-like, which translates to MFKSDSQSTTLSDLIKRGFFEAVYAKSNPNSCENSPRRGAVEAAEVKARDCACPPPLPPCSSGNRGKTGAGVSGSRNQPQGDPSGLPSGATNPGLLRYIHNAARYRIPQCFEGASLSVKQDTKENWMLGHSMAFSSVSPGGYKLLLSYMDKSKPSKLPYFVMEAAPGGQMSCEVRVGPSDNTRATVVAQIAERELYSFESIFDAYFKNSTASVIAVNRDFIALHYLQAITDKISLGAEFVSRVQATELSSASAAARFMTTEHSASATLGSRGLDLCYARAIAPHLTVAGMLEVGFAIRRAVATLAYEWRADEWTVRGSADSDGLVGATLQRALGGKQAKLACEISALLNHPNNKFRLGFGVTAAVV; encoded by the exons atgtttaaaagtgATTCCCAGTCCACAACCTTGTCGGATTTGATCAAGCGAGGTTTCTTCGAAGCTGTTTATGCGAAGAGTAACCCTAATTCCTGTGAGAATTCCCCGAGGCGTGGTGCGGTCGAAGCTGCGGAAGTGAAGGCTAGGGATTGCGCTTGCCCTCCACCATTGCCGCCATGTTCTTCCGGAAACCGAGGGAAGACCGGGGCAGGTGTTTCCGGTTCTCGTAACCAGCCGCAAGGCGACCCTAGCGGGCTGCCCTCGGGCGCAACCAACCCGGGTTTGCTCAGATACATCCACAACGCAGCTCGCTACAGGATACCCCAGTGCTTTGAGGGCGCCTCTCTCTCTGTTAAACAG GATACTAAAGAAAACTGGATGCTCGGCCACTCTATGGCGTTTAGTTCAGTATCACCGGGCGGTTACAAGCTCCTACTATCTTACATGGACAAAAGCAAGCCATCCAAGCTGCCTTACTTTGTTATGGAAGCGGCGCCAGGCGGACAGATGAGCTGCGAGGTTCGGGTCGGCCCTTCCGACAATACTCGGGCTACAGTGGTTGCCCAAATCGCTGAACGCGAGCTTTACAGCTTTGAAAGCATTTTTGACGCCTATTTTAAAAATAGCACGGCTTCTGTTATTGCCGTCAATAGGGATTTCATTGCTCTACATTATCTTCAG GCGATAACGGATAAAATATCACTGGGGGCTGAGTTCGTATCCCGCGTACAAGCGACGGAGCTAAGCTCAGCATCAGCCGCAGCACGCTTTATGACAACGGAGCATTCGGCTAGCGCTACCCTGGGCAGTCGCGGCTTGGATCTGTGCTACGCTCGTGCCATCGCGCCGCACCTCACCGTCGCGGGGATGCTTGAG GTTGGCTTTGCAATTCGCCGTGCGGTAGCAACCCTGGCCTACGAATGGCGCGCGGACGAGTGGACGGTCCGAGGCTCGGCCGACTCGGACGGCCTAGTCGGAGCCACGCTGCAGCGCGCCCTCGGCGGCAAGCAGGCCAAGCTGGCTTGCGAAATATCGGCGCTGCTCAACCACCCTAATAATAAGTTCCGACTCGGGTTCGGAGTGACTGCTGCTGTTGTTTAG